From one Bradyrhizobium sp. Ash2021 genomic stretch:
- a CDS encoding integrase core domain-containing protein, with translation MLGLLHFVMAILVLPFKSKGRLEAENAVLRHQLIVLRRKLGGRVRLTSSDRWFLIRMYCWFPSILQVLTIIRPETLLRWHRAGFRHYWRWKSRSLGGRPQIEAKLRMLIRSMSIENPLWGAPRIHGELLKLGFEVAQSSVAKYMVKRRGPPSQGWSTFLRNHAPDIAAMDLFVVPTMGFRLLYGFVIVRLERRDLVWINTTTNPTAEWVARQITEAFPWNEAPRYMIRDRDHIYGAVVTRRLRAMGIRDRPTAPASPWQNGYAERLIGSIRRECLDHIIVWGESHLRRILRSYASYHNDVRTHRSLNKDAPISRPVQRTGIIAARPILGGLHHHYVRV, from the coding sequence ATGCTCGGGCTTCTACATTTCGTAATGGCCATTTTGGTCTTGCCGTTCAAGTCGAAGGGCCGGCTTGAGGCGGAGAATGCGGTACTTCGACATCAGTTGATTGTTTTGAGGCGTAAACTGGGGGGCCGGGTCCGGCTGACGAGCAGCGATCGCTGGTTCTTGATCCGGATGTATTGCTGGTTTCCTTCGATCCTGCAGGTTCTCACGATCATCCGTCCCGAGACGCTCTTGCGTTGGCATCGGGCGGGCTTTCGCCACTACTGGCGGTGGAAGTCGCGCTCGCTGGGAGGGCGGCCTCAAATCGAGGCAAAGTTGCGGATGCTGATCCGGTCGATGAGCATTGAGAACCCGCTTTGGGGCGCTCCGCGCATCCATGGCGAACTGCTGAAGCTGGGATTTGAGGTCGCGCAGTCGAGCGTCGCCAAGTACATGGTCAAGCGGCGCGGGCCACCAAGCCAGGGATGGTCCACCTTTCTGCGTAATCACGCGCCCGACATCGCCGCGATGGATCTGTTCGTTGTCCCGACCATGGGCTTCAGACTGCTCTATGGCTTCGTCATCGTTCGGCTGGAGCGCAGAGACCTTGTCTGGATCAACACCACAACAAATCCAACAGCGGAATGGGTTGCGCGTCAGATCACGGAAGCATTCCCGTGGAATGAGGCTCCGCGCTACATGATCCGCGATCGGGACCACATTTACGGTGCTGTTGTCACACGCCGTCTACGGGCCATGGGCATCCGGGACAGACCCACTGCGCCAGCCTCACCCTGGCAGAATGGCTATGCCGAGCGGCTGATCGGATCGATCCGCCGCGAGTGTCTCGATCATATCATCGTCTGGGGCGAGTCGCATTTGCGTCGAATTTTGCGATCTTACGCAAGCTACCATAACGACGTCAGAACGCATCGGTCGCTCAACAAGGATGCGCCAATCTCACGTCCTGTTCAGCGAACCGGAATCATCGCGGCACGTCCGATCCTCGGTGGACTTCACCACCACTACGTCCGCGTTTAA
- a CDS encoding MFS transporter: MSDAQHEKQIETSSAPSNRGSLLSPFRYAAFSVLWTSTVASNIGTWMQNAAAGWLMTSLDPNPAVVALVQVASSLPMMIFALPAGTLADIVDRRKLLLVVQMLATALIAILGYMIWLEWVTPAILLGFTFLVSTTAILATPAWQSIVPQLVPLRELAQAVALNSIGFNISRAIGPALAGLAIAAWGLVAPFWLNAVSNIGVIAALLWWRSSDKARDLPPERFGGAMRAGLRHARYNPHLRATIVRSVGFFPFASAYWALLPLVARDQLAGGPQLYGILLGAIGVGAVGGAFVLPLLKTWLGADLLAVGGAIGTTVALVLFGVARQPAIALTACLIAGLSWIAVLAMINVSAQISLPEWVRGRGLAIFVTFQFGGFTLGSIIWGWLAHIAGLPMTHFIAATAGILAIPLLWRWKLQTAAGVDLTPSMHWPTPVLSQSIEPDRGPVMVTVEYDVMPIDREAFLRAIAKLERERRRDGAFEWGVFEDAAVEGRFVETFLVDSWTEHMRQHERVTNADRVLQDEVHRFHRDYVPKVTHLIAVEHGSVTPSPLPERQPGFRSEQ; encoded by the coding sequence ATGTCTGATGCCCAGCATGAGAAGCAAATTGAAACCTCGTCCGCGCCGTCGAATCGAGGGTCTTTGCTGAGTCCGTTCCGATATGCGGCGTTCTCCGTCCTTTGGACCTCGACCGTCGCCTCCAATATCGGGACATGGATGCAGAATGCAGCCGCGGGCTGGCTGATGACCAGCCTCGATCCGAATCCGGCAGTGGTGGCCCTGGTCCAGGTTGCCTCATCGCTCCCGATGATGATTTTCGCGCTCCCGGCCGGGACGTTGGCCGATATTGTCGATCGCCGCAAGTTGCTGCTCGTCGTACAGATGTTGGCGACGGCCTTGATTGCGATTCTGGGATACATGATCTGGCTCGAATGGGTTACCCCGGCGATCTTGCTCGGATTTACCTTCCTTGTCAGTACTACGGCGATTCTTGCGACGCCTGCTTGGCAATCGATCGTTCCGCAATTGGTGCCACTGCGAGAATTAGCGCAAGCGGTCGCGCTTAACAGCATTGGGTTCAATATCAGTCGCGCGATCGGTCCCGCTCTTGCGGGGCTTGCGATCGCCGCGTGGGGGCTGGTCGCGCCCTTTTGGCTGAACGCAGTTAGCAACATCGGCGTCATTGCAGCCCTGCTCTGGTGGCGGTCCAGCGACAAGGCGCGTGATCTACCGCCCGAACGCTTCGGCGGAGCGATGCGGGCCGGCCTTCGTCATGCGCGTTACAACCCACACCTGCGCGCGACCATAGTCCGCTCCGTTGGCTTCTTTCCCTTTGCATCTGCCTATTGGGCGCTCCTGCCGCTTGTCGCGCGCGACCAACTCGCTGGAGGACCACAGCTTTACGGCATTTTGCTTGGTGCAATCGGCGTCGGGGCGGTCGGCGGCGCCTTCGTTCTGCCTCTGCTGAAGACTTGGCTCGGCGCGGATCTTCTAGCAGTGGGGGGAGCGATCGGCACCACCGTTGCGCTAGTCCTGTTTGGGGTCGCTCGGCAGCCGGCAATAGCGCTGACCGCGTGCCTCATTGCAGGCCTGTCGTGGATCGCGGTTCTCGCGATGATCAACGTGTCCGCCCAGATTTCGTTGCCGGAGTGGGTGCGTGGTCGGGGCCTTGCGATATTCGTCACGTTCCAGTTCGGCGGTTTTACTCTCGGTAGCATCATTTGGGGCTGGTTGGCCCATATCGCTGGTCTGCCCATGACCCATTTCATTGCCGCTACTGCCGGCATTCTCGCGATTCCGCTGTTGTGGCGCTGGAAGCTTCAGACAGCCGCGGGCGTCGACCTTACGCCATCCATGCACTGGCCGACCCCCGTATTGTCGCAATCCATAGAGCCCGATCGCGGACCTGTGATGGTGACCGTGGAATACGACGTTATGCCGATTGATCGCGAAGCTTTCCTGCGTGCCATCGCAAAGTTGGAGCGTGAGCGGCGTAGAGACGGCGCATTCGAATGGGGCGTGTTCGAAGACGCGGCGGTAGAGGGACGTTTCGTCGAGACGTTTTTGGTGGACTCCTGGACGGAGCATATGCGGCAGCATGAGCGAGTTACCAACGCTGACCGCGTATTACAGGACGAGGTCCATCGCTTTCATAGGGATTACGTACCGAAGGTGACTCATTTGATCGCTGTCGAGCACGGATCGGTCACACCCTCTCCATTACCAGAACGTCAACCCGGTTTTAGGAGCGAACAATGA
- a CDS encoding integrase core domain-containing protein, whose translation MRALIRQMSIDNSLWGAPRIHGELLKLGFEVGQSSVAKYMVKRRGPPSQGWRTFLHNHAPDIAAMDLFVVPTIGFDLLYAFVIVRLDRRKLVWINVTATPTAEWIARQITEAFPWEETPRYLIRDRDRIYGRIVTRRLRAMGIRDKPTAPGSPWQNGFVERLIGSIRRECADHIIVLGEMQLRRIVKSYANYYNSVRTHRSLNKDPPISRPVQRTGIISSRPVLGGLHHHYTRV comes from the coding sequence TTGCGCGCACTGATCCGGCAAATGAGCATCGATAATTCGCTTTGGGGAGCGCCACGCATCCACGGCGAACTGCTCAAGCTCGGGTTCGAGGTCGGGCAATCGAGCGTTGCCAAGTACATGGTCAAGCGGCGAGGACCGCCCAGCCAGGGATGGCGGACCTTCCTGCATAACCACGCGCCAGACATCGCCGCCATGGACCTGTTCGTCGTTCCAACAATCGGTTTCGACCTGCTCTATGCCTTCGTCATCGTTCGGCTGGACCGCAGAAAGCTCGTCTGGATCAACGTCACAGCAACGCCAACGGCAGAATGGATTGCACGTCAAATAACGGAAGCATTTCCTTGGGAGGAGACTCCGCGCTACCTGATCCGCGATCGGGATCGGATCTATGGCCGCATCGTCACACGCCGACTGCGTGCCATGGGCATCCGGGACAAGCCCACCGCACCAGGCTCCCCTTGGCAGAACGGCTTTGTCGAACGGCTGATCGGATCGATCCGGCGTGAATGTGCGGACCACATCATTGTCCTGGGCGAGATGCAGTTGCGCCGGATCGTAAAATCCTACGCCAACTATTACAATAGCGTCCGAACGCATCGATCCTTGAACAAGGATCCGCCGATTTCTCGCCCGGTTCAGCGAACCGGCATCATCAGTTCACGCCCCGTCCTCGGCGGACTTCATCACCACTACACCCGTGTTTGA
- a CDS encoding FMN-dependent NADH-azoreductase, producing the protein MSTILHIDSSILGGYSVSRALTAAIVAKQQALHPDARIIRRDLVVDASLHLSDAHLAVFQGGEVSNPALGQDLAVGGAYVDDLFAADIIVIGSPMYNFSVPSQLKGWIDRVCVAGRTFQYGANGPEGLLKGKKVFVASTRGGIYTGESPAAVLEHQESYLLGVLGFIGLTDVTIIRAEGLNLGEEAKAASVAQAKAQIETLAA; encoded by the coding sequence ATGTCGACAATCCTTCACATAGATTCCAGCATTCTCGGCGGTTATTCGGTCAGCCGCGCTCTCACTGCCGCCATCGTGGCGAAGCAACAGGCGCTTCACCCTGACGCACGCATTATCCGTCGCGACCTGGTAGTCGACGCGAGCCTGCACCTCTCGGATGCGCATCTGGCAGTGTTTCAAGGTGGTGAGGTCAGCAATCCGGCCCTCGGCCAGGACTTGGCAGTTGGAGGCGCGTACGTCGACGATCTTTTCGCCGCCGATATCATCGTGATCGGCTCTCCCATGTACAACTTTTCCGTCCCCTCCCAACTGAAAGGCTGGATCGACCGAGTGTGCGTCGCCGGCCGCACGTTTCAGTACGGCGCAAACGGGCCCGAGGGCCTGCTAAAGGGAAAGAAGGTCTTCGTCGCGTCCACGCGGGGCGGCATCTATACCGGCGAAAGCCCGGCCGCCGTTCTCGAGCATCAGGAGAGCTACTTGCTCGGCGTTCTCGGCTTTATCGGCCTTACGGACGTCACGATCATTCGCGCTGAGGGCCTCAATCTAGGCGAAGAAGCGAAAGCCGCCTCGGTCGCGCAGGCAAAAGCGCAGATCGAAACGCTCGCTGCATAA
- a CDS encoding LLM class flavin-dependent oxidoreductase gives MEIGIDSFVATIADPLTGRTMPPERRMEDLLAEIETADQVGLDVFGIGEHHRKEFLDSAPAVILAAAAARTKRIRLTSAVTVLSADDPVRVFQDFATLDLISKGRAEIVVGRGSSVEAYPLFGFSMNDYDALFAEKLDLLLRLREETHVTWRGRFRAPLSGQGVFPRPQQEKLPIWLGVGGTPQSFMRAGALGLPLMIAIIGGSFERFRPLVDLYRQAGHKAGHSSDALKVGVHAVGFVGGTVRAAKDAFFPGWAHWFTELGRERGWPPATRGQFEAMCSPEGAFLIGDPETVAEKILAASKALGDVSRVTFQMSSAMLETDAMQRSIELIGTGVAPLVNTERRSESHG, from the coding sequence ATGGAAATCGGCATCGACAGCTTTGTCGCAACCATAGCTGACCCGCTGACCGGCAGAACAATGCCGCCCGAGCGGCGGATGGAAGATCTGCTGGCCGAGATCGAGACGGCGGATCAGGTCGGACTCGATGTATTCGGTATCGGCGAACATCACCGAAAGGAATTCCTCGATTCGGCGCCGGCGGTAATCCTAGCTGCCGCGGCCGCTCGCACAAAGCGCATCCGCTTGACGAGTGCCGTTACAGTATTAAGCGCGGACGATCCGGTACGCGTGTTCCAGGACTTTGCGACCCTCGACCTTATCTCCAAAGGGCGTGCCGAAATCGTCGTTGGGCGAGGATCGTCCGTCGAAGCTTATCCGCTCTTCGGTTTCTCGATGAACGATTATGACGCGCTGTTTGCGGAGAAGCTCGACCTGCTGCTTAGGTTGCGCGAGGAGACTCATGTGACATGGCGCGGCCGTTTCCGCGCACCGCTCAGCGGCCAGGGCGTTTTTCCTCGACCGCAGCAAGAGAAATTGCCGATCTGGCTTGGTGTCGGCGGTACGCCGCAATCGTTCATGCGGGCGGGCGCGCTCGGTCTGCCCCTGATGATCGCCATCATCGGGGGAAGCTTCGAGCGTTTCCGTCCCCTCGTCGACCTCTACAGACAAGCCGGCCACAAAGCCGGCCACTCGTCCGATGCGCTCAAAGTTGGCGTACATGCCGTCGGGTTTGTCGGAGGCACCGTGCGAGCGGCGAAGGACGCCTTCTTTCCAGGTTGGGCGCATTGGTTCACCGAGCTTGGGCGGGAGCGCGGTTGGCCACCCGCGACCCGTGGTCAGTTCGAAGCCATGTGCTCGCCTGAAGGCGCGTTCCTGATCGGCGACCCGGAGACCGTCGCCGAAAAGATTCTCGCGGCAAGCAAGGCGCTAGGCGATGTTTCCCGCGTCACGTTCCAAATGAGTTCGGCAATGCTGGAGACCGACGCGATGCAGCGTTCCATCGAACTGATCGGGACCGGGGTGGCTCCGCTGGTCAATACCGAGCGCAGGAGTGAATCCCATGGGTGA
- a CDS encoding DoxX family protein has product MSAVSIQSARPSRRIGTWTLQGIIAVAFLAAGVAKLAGVPFMVDLFAQIGLGQWFRVVTGVVEVVGAVALLIPGLASLGALWLGGTMIGAVATHVLVLHTSPVPAIVLGVLNALVVYLRRDELVALLHRVKG; this is encoded by the coding sequence ATGAGCGCAGTTTCTATCCAATCAGCCCGTCCTTCCCGTCGTATCGGCACCTGGACGTTGCAGGGCATCATCGCGGTGGCTTTCCTTGCGGCCGGCGTTGCCAAACTGGCCGGCGTTCCCTTCATGGTCGACTTGTTCGCGCAAATCGGACTCGGTCAGTGGTTTCGTGTCGTGACCGGCGTCGTGGAAGTGGTCGGCGCCGTCGCGCTGCTAATTCCCGGCCTGGCTTCGCTCGGCGCCCTATGGCTCGGCGGCACCATGATCGGCGCCGTGGCAACCCACGTGCTCGTCCTGCACACCAGTCCGGTCCCGGCGATCGTCCTGGGAGTCCTCAACGCGCTGGTTGTCTATCTGCGCCGCGACGAACTCGTTGCCTTGCTTCACCGGGTCAAGGGTTGA
- a CDS encoding pirin family protein: MKTDAVFTRQNRAEKTSRQIALRTRGHSHGRVTRLVSPGDVGELIKPFVFLDYFDADPATAPKFGFHPHSGIATLTVILAGQASYKETTGREGVIETGGVEWMRASSGVWHSGEMFGTERIKGFQLWVAMPPELELAEPQSQYLGVFDFHFVGPARVIAGEYDGVKSIVASPQGITYLDVRLKAGERWTFQPPKGHDVAWIASHQGIVATPEQVSAGEVAVFEESDQAITFEARSDAGFILGAAVKHPYDLVAGYYSVHTNAEALRVGESNIAAIGRRLHNQGVLQDAPVRARR, from the coding sequence ATGAAGACCGATGCAGTGTTCACGCGTCAGAATCGCGCTGAGAAGACGTCCCGGCAGATTGCTCTGCGTACGCGTGGACACTCGCATGGGCGCGTTACCCGGCTGGTCAGTCCGGGCGACGTTGGTGAGCTGATCAAGCCGTTCGTGTTTCTTGACTACTTCGACGCCGATCCGGCGACCGCACCTAAATTCGGCTTTCATCCCCATTCGGGAATTGCGACGCTGACCGTCATTCTGGCCGGACAGGCCTCCTACAAGGAGACCACCGGCCGCGAAGGCGTCATCGAGACCGGCGGTGTTGAATGGATGCGCGCCAGCAGTGGCGTTTGGCATAGCGGCGAAATGTTCGGCACCGAGCGGATCAAGGGCTTTCAGCTCTGGGTCGCGATGCCGCCCGAGCTCGAACTTGCCGAACCGCAAAGCCAATACCTTGGCGTTTTCGACTTCCATTTTGTCGGTCCCGCCAGGGTTATCGCAGGCGAATATGACGGTGTGAAAAGCATTGTCGCCTCGCCTCAAGGCATCACGTATCTCGACGTACGCCTCAAGGCCGGAGAACGCTGGACCTTCCAGCCGCCCAAGGGGCACGACGTCGCCTGGATCGCATCGCATCAGGGGATCGTGGCGACGCCGGAGCAGGTATCGGCGGGCGAAGTCGCCGTGTTTGAGGAAAGCGATCAAGCGATCACGTTTGAAGCGCGCTCCGATGCCGGCTTCATCCTCGGCGCCGCGGTCAAGCACCCCTACGATCTCGTGGCCGGATACTACTCCGTGCATACCAACGCAGAAGCCTTGCGCGTCGGCGAGAGCAATATCGCCGCTATCGGCCGCCGGCTGCATAACCAGGGTGTCTTGCAGGATGCTCCGGTACGCGCCAGGCGTTGA
- a CDS encoding DoxX family protein, which yields MTQTTAFSAIGRLLIAAVFILSGLSKIAAPTVTQGYIASVGLPAPLLGCVIAIVVEVGGGVLLLVGYQARIVSLAVAAFTLATALFFHNNFADQNQMIHFLKNIAMIGGLLQITAFGGGSFSIDARHAKG from the coding sequence GTGACCCAAACGACAGCCTTTTCCGCCATCGGCCGGTTGCTGATCGCAGCCGTATTTATTCTCAGTGGGCTAAGCAAGATCGCGGCCCCTACCGTGACACAGGGCTATATCGCGTCCGTGGGTCTTCCCGCACCATTGCTCGGCTGCGTGATCGCGATTGTTGTCGAAGTGGGCGGCGGTGTCCTGCTGCTCGTCGGCTATCAAGCCCGCATCGTCAGCTTGGCAGTCGCGGCGTTTACCCTGGCCACGGCATTGTTCTTCCACAACAACTTCGCGGATCAGAACCAAATGATCCATTTCCTCAAGAACATCGCGATGATCGGCGGCTTGTTGCAGATCACGGCGTTCGGCGGGGGATCTTTCAGCATCGACGCCCGACACGCGAAAGGCTGA